GGTCCAGATAGGGGTCGATCTGCAGGATGGAGGCCGCCTTGCGGACGCGCTGGTCGATCTCGGATTTCGGCGTGCCCTTCTCGAGCGACAGGCCGAAGGCCATGTTGTCGTAGACGCTCATATGCGGGTACAGCGCATAGGACTGAAACACCATGGCGATGCCTCGTTCCTTCGGCGTCCTGTCGTTGACGACCTGGCCGTCGATGGAAAACGTTCCGGAACTGATTTCCTCCAGCCCGGCCACGATGCGCAGCAGGGTCGACTTGCCGCAACCGGACGGGCCCACGAAGACGACGAACTCCCCGCTGGCGATGTCGAGATCGATGCCGTGCAGCACGGTTACCGCGCCGAAGGATTTGGTGACACCGGCGAGCTTCAATTCGGCCATGACTTGGAACTCCGGATAATCAGCCCTTGACGCCGCCGGCGGTCAGCCCGGCGATGATCTTGCGCTGGAAGATGAGGACGAGAACGATCAGCGGCAGCGTCACGACGACCGACGCCGCCATGATCGTGCCCCAGGGTATTTCCTGCTCGGATGCACCGGACAGAAGCGCGATGGCGACCGGAACGGTGCGCGTTTCGTTGCTGGCGACGAAGGTCAGCGCGAACAGGAACTCGTTCCACGCCGCGATGAAGGCGAGCAGGCCCGTCGTCACCAGCGCCGGCCACATCAGCGGCAGAAATACCCGCATGACGATGGTGAAGGGCCCTGCGCCGTCCACGATGGCGGCCTCCTCGATCTCCTCCGGCAGATCCCGCATGAAGGTGGTGAGCACCCAGACGGTGAAGGGCAGGGTGAAGATCATGTAGGCGAAGATCAGCGAGAAGAGGCTGTTGTAGATGCCCATCCACCGAACCATCTGGAACAGACCCGCCAGAACCGCGATCTGCGGGAACATCGACACGGCCAGGATGGTGAGCAGCAGAAGGCCCCGTCCCTTGAAGCGGATGCGCGACAACGCATAGGCGGCGGTGACTGCCAGGAAGAGCGAGATGACGACGACGCTGGTGGCGACGATCAGCGAGTTGAGCACATTCTGCAGGAAGACGCCGTTGTTGAAGACGCCCTCGTAATTGGCCAGCGAAAAGCTTCTGGGCAGGTAATCGACCCGAAACAGATCGGTGCCGGATTTGAAGCTGGTGACGATGGCGTAATAAAAGGGGAACACCGAAAACACGACGATGAAGAGGACGAGCGCGTAGAAGCCCGCCTTACGAGCAAGGGCAGCCATCAGCGATCTCCCGACAGGTTCAGCCGTGACAGGCGGATATAGGCGATGGTGCTGAGTGCGATGACCAGGAACAGCAGCGTCGAGGCTCCCGATCCATAGGCGAAATTGTCGAACTGGAAGAGATTCTCCTGCGCGAAGACGCTCATCGTCTTCGTTTCCGCATTGTTGGGCGTCAGCACGTAGATCAAATCGAAGACGCGCAGCGCGTCGAGCGCCCGGAAGATGACGGCCACCAGGATGGCCGGGCGGATCAGCGGCAGCGTCACCTTGAAGAACACCTTCACCGGGCTGACGCCATCGATCCTGGCTGCCTCGTAGACGTCGCCCGGCACCATCTGCAGGCCGGCCAGGATCAGCAGCGCCATGAACGGTGTCGTCTTCCAGACGTCGACGATGATGACGGCCCACAGTGCCGTGTCCGGCGAAGCGGTCCAGGCCACAGGCGCCGAGATCAGGCCGACCGTCAGCAGCATGTCGTTGAGGATGCCGAACTGGTCGTTCATCATCCAGGCCCACAGCTTTGCCGAGACGATGGTGGGGATCGCCCAGGGGATCAGCACCGCGGCGCGCACGATGCCGCGGCCGGGAAAGCTGGCGTTCAGCACGAGGGCGAAGATGGTGCCGAGCACGGTTTCGATGGAAACGGAGATGGCCGTGAACCACAGGGTGTTGCGTACGGCGCGCCACCATTCGTCGTCCACGAGAAGGCCGAACCACTCGCCCTCCCCATCGCCGTAGTCGATATATTCCAGATAGTTTCGAAAGCCGATGAATTCGGCCGTCCCCAGCGAAGACAGGCTGGCGTCGGTCAGCGAAAAGCGGATCGTCTGTGCCAGCGGCCATGCCGCCACCAATGCAAGCACCAGCAGCATCGGCGCCAGAAACAGCCATGCCGCGCGGCGGCGTTTACGCGCCGTCCGGTTGCCCGCCTTCCCGGTTTTAGCCTCGGCAGTCACCATCTGAAACCTCCTCCCCGACCGTGCCGCGTCGCGGCGCTTACCACTCGGCGCGCTTGAGCCGGCGTAGCGCCTTGTCCAGGCGGTCGAGGTTGGAGGCAGCGTCGCCGCGCCCCGACAGGGTTTGATGAACGGCGGTCCAGAACTCCTTGGACACCTCGTTATACTTGCCCTTGGTGGCCGCCGACGGGCGCGCCGTGGCCGTTTCGATGACCGGCTTCCAGTTGGCGACGATGGGCTGGGCCTCGGCCACTTCCGGGTCGTCGTAGACGCTGGGAATGGTCGGCATGCGCGACTGGTTGATGGCGCGCGTCTTCTGCCATTCGGCGGAGGTCAGGAAACGGACCATCTCGATGGCGGCCTCCTGGTTCGGCGAATGCTTCGACACCGCGACATTCCATCCGCCGAGGCAGCCGGCCGGCTGGCCACCCTCTCCGGTCGGCAGCTGCACCACGTCGAACTTGTCCTTCACGGCGCTGTCGTCGCCGCGCGACAAGGCATAGGCATAGGGCCAGTTGCGCATGAAGACGGCATTGCCCGTCTGCCAGACACCGCGCGCCTCTTCCTCCATGTAGCCGAGGACGCCACCCGGTGCGATCTTGTCGATCCAGCCCGCCGCGCGGTCGATGGCTGCCGCCGCCTCCGGATTGTCGATGGTGATCTCGCCCGCTTCGTCCACGATGGTGCCGCCGCCCGAGCTGGCGATCCATTCCAGCGCGTTGCAGGTGAGGCCCTCATAGGCGGAGCCCTGGAAGACGAAACCGTTCAGGCCGCCATTGCCGGCCTCGCGCTCGGCGGTCACGATCTCGGAGGCGATCTCCTCCAGCTCGGCCCAGGTCTTCGGCGGCTGCTTGCCGTATTTCTCCAGGAGGTCCTTGCGATAATAGAGGGCGGGTGCATCCGTGTAGAGCGGCATGGCAACGAGCTTGCCGTCGACGGTCTGCGCATCGATCACGGCCGGGAAATGTTCACCGACGCGATCGGCCATCGCTTCGGACAGATCGACGAAGTTGTCGGCGAGCTGCGGCGCCCAGATGACGTCGGTGCGGTATACGTCCACGTCGGAGTTTCCGGCCGCCAGCCAAAGGCGATACTGGCCGAACTGGTCGGTGGTGGAGGCCGGCATCTCGACGATGCGCACGCGGTGGCCGCTTTCCTTCTCGAAAACGTCCAGGGCGGCGCGCATCTCCTGCACGTCCTTGCCGACGGAGCCGAGCACGATGGACAGGTCGGCCGCCAGGGCGGGTTGCACCGTCAGGGCGGCCGTGGCCGCCAGCGCGGCGAGTGCTTTGCGAAGCTGCATTTCGATGGTTCCTCCCGTGATCGAAACCCGCTCTCCCGGCGGGCATGGTCGATGCGCCCTCCTCAGGCGGCTTTCAGCATCTTTCCTTCCGCATCCGAGACGAAGGCCAGGTCCAGCAACCGCTGCACCTCGGCGGCGCGGCGGAATGCGGGCTCGCCGTTTTCGCCCGACATCAGCGCCAGGGCGAACCGCTGTTCGTTGCGCGGCGTTTCCGGACAATCGACCGGTTTCCACGTTGCCGTCTCGATATCCGCTCCCCGGCAGGCCGAGAGGGTGGACGTGTGCTGGTTGGCCCAGATCTTCAATGCGCCACGCGTGCCGTAGATCGACAGGCTCAGATCGTTGAGATTTCCCGTT
This genomic window from Aureimonas sp. OT7 contains:
- a CDS encoding carbohydrate ABC transporter permease, which translates into the protein MAALARKAGFYALVLFIVVFSVFPFYYAIVTSFKSGTDLFRVDYLPRSFSLANYEGVFNNGVFLQNVLNSLIVATSVVVISLFLAVTAAYALSRIRFKGRGLLLLTILAVSMFPQIAVLAGLFQMVRWMGIYNSLFSLIFAYMIFTLPFTVWVLTTFMRDLPEEIEEAAIVDGAGPFTIVMRVFLPLMWPALVTTGLLAFIAAWNEFLFALTFVASNETRTVPVAIALLSGASEQEIPWGTIMAASVVVTLPLIVLVLIFQRKIIAGLTAGGVKG
- a CDS encoding sugar ABC transporter permease, with protein sequence MVTAEAKTGKAGNRTARKRRRAAWLFLAPMLLVLALVAAWPLAQTIRFSLTDASLSSLGTAEFIGFRNYLEYIDYGDGEGEWFGLLVDDEWWRAVRNTLWFTAISVSIETVLGTIFALVLNASFPGRGIVRAAVLIPWAIPTIVSAKLWAWMMNDQFGILNDMLLTVGLISAPVAWTASPDTALWAVIIVDVWKTTPFMALLILAGLQMVPGDVYEAARIDGVSPVKVFFKVTLPLIRPAILVAVIFRALDALRVFDLIYVLTPNNAETKTMSVFAQENLFQFDNFAYGSGASTLLFLVIALSTIAYIRLSRLNLSGDR
- a CDS encoding ABC transporter substrate-binding protein, whose translation is MQLRKALAALAATAALTVQPALAADLSIVLGSVGKDVQEMRAALDVFEKESGHRVRIVEMPASTTDQFGQYRLWLAAGNSDVDVYRTDVIWAPQLADNFVDLSEAMADRVGEHFPAVIDAQTVDGKLVAMPLYTDAPALYYRKDLLEKYGKQPPKTWAELEEIASEIVTAEREAGNGGLNGFVFQGSAYEGLTCNALEWIASSGGGTIVDEAGEITIDNPEAAAAIDRAAGWIDKIAPGGVLGYMEEEARGVWQTGNAVFMRNWPYAYALSRGDDSAVKDKFDVVQLPTGEGGQPAGCLGGWNVAVSKHSPNQEAAIEMVRFLTSAEWQKTRAINQSRMPTIPSVYDDPEVAEAQPIVANWKPVIETATARPSAATKGKYNEVSKEFWTAVHQTLSGRGDAASNLDRLDKALRRLKRAEW